From the Thermus thermamylovorans genome, the window TCCACCGCCGCGCCCGGCAGCTCATGGGGGGCCTGAAGGCCCTGGACGTGGGGGTCGGGGACCGGGTGGCCACCCTGGGGTTTAACCACTTCCGCCACCTCGAGGCCTACTTCGCCGTCCCCGGCAGGGGAGCGGTACTCCACACCGCCAACCCCCGGCTTTCCCCCAAGGAGATCGCCTATATCCTGAACCATGCGGAGGACAAGGTCCTCCTCTTCGATCCCCAGCTCCTCCCCCTAGTGGAGGCCCTAAGGCCCGAGCTCAAAACCGTCCGCCACTACGTGGTGATGGACGAAAAAGCCCCCGAGGGCTACCTGGCCTACGAAAGTCTCTTGGGCGAGGAAGCGGAACCGGTCAGGGTCCCCGAACGGGCCGCCTGCGGCATGGCCTACACCACCGGCACCACCGGCCTCCCCAAGGGCGTGGTCTACAGCCACCGGGCCCTGGTCCTCCACAGCCTGGCCGCCAACCTTACGGACAGCACCGCCCTCTCGGAAAAAGACGTGGTCCTCCCTGTGGTGCCCATGTTCCACGTCAACGCCTGGTGCCTCCCCTACGCCGCCACCCTGGTGGGGGCCAAGCAGGTGCTGCCGGGACCCCGGCTGGACCCTGCCTCCTTGGTGGAGCTCTTCGACAGGGAGGAGGTCACCTTCACCGCCGGCGTGCCCACGGTCTGGCTGGCCCTGGCGGATTACCTGGAAAGCACCGGTCACCGCCTCAAGACCCTGAGGCGCTTGGTGGTGGGGGGTAGCGCCGCCCCCCAGAGCCTGGTGGAGCGCTTCGAACGCCTGGGCGTGGAGGTGCGCCAGGGCTACGGCCTCACGGAGACCTCCCCGGTGGTGGTGCAGAACTTCGTCAAGAGCCACCTGGAAGGTCTCCCCTGGGAGGCAAAGATGGCCCTCAAGGCCAAGACCGGCCTGCCCATCCCCCTGGTGCGCCTGCGGGTGGCGGACGAGGAGGGCCGCCCGGTGCCCAAAGACGGCAAAACCCTGGGGGAGATCCAGCTCAAGGGCCCCTGGATCACCGCGGGATACTACCGGAACGAGGAGGCGAGCCGGAGCGCCCTCGCCCCGGACGGCTGGTTCCGCACCGGGGACATCGCCGTATGGGACGGGGAGGGCTACCTGGAGATCAAGGACCGGCTCAAGGACCTCATCAAATCGGGCGGTGAGTGGATCTCCAGCGTGGACCTGGAAAACGCCCTCATGGGCCACCCAGGGGTGAAGGAGGCGGCGGTGGTGGCCATCCCCCACCCCAGGTGGCAGGAGAGGCCTTTGGCCGTGGTGGTGCCGAGGGGGGAGAAGCCGAGCGA encodes:
- a CDS encoding long-chain fatty acid--CoA ligase; this encodes MFPSTMMDEDLNLWDFLERAGELFPRKEVVSRLPTGEVHRTDYAQVHRRARQLMGGLKALDVGVGDRVATLGFNHFRHLEAYFAVPGRGAVLHTANPRLSPKEIAYILNHAEDKVLLFDPQLLPLVEALRPELKTVRHYVVMDEKAPEGYLAYESLLGEEAEPVRVPERAACGMAYTTGTTGLPKGVVYSHRALVLHSLAANLTDSTALSEKDVVLPVVPMFHVNAWCLPYAATLVGAKQVLPGPRLDPASLVELFDREEVTFTAGVPTVWLALADYLESTGHRLKTLRRLVVGGSAAPQSLVERFERLGVEVRQGYGLTETSPVVVQNFVKSHLEGLPWEAKMALKAKTGLPIPLVRLRVADEEGRPVPKDGKTLGEIQLKGPWITAGYYRNEEASRSALAPDGWFRTGDIAVWDGEGYLEIKDRLKDLIKSGGEWISSVDLENALMGHPGVKEAAVVAIPHPRWQERPLAVVVPRGEKPSEEELRQHLLQAGFAKWQLPDAFVFVEEIPRTSAGKFLKRALREQYKDLFQGGG